In Alosa sapidissima isolate fAloSap1 chromosome 11, fAloSap1.pri, whole genome shotgun sequence, a single window of DNA contains:
- the LOC121723590 gene encoding cingulin-like protein 1 isoform X1 → MERSAGCASVSPRALILPPGQLEGAGGPEGAFGVQVHVQGADGHSFVVLNKQKRNVPRYSGPEVTFVEHYSVYSSTGGVCPAEMPPRSPRQATDQRAGPPQTPPSSSSSPLLNYQRHPELLRPYHPQNNSLELGSSRGPHPPPPSPASPSTASSSPLYSLVVHKARIPLPLTARERDRERPQVKGHPSSQRSRVPPTKPPRGASEPGNERGGFDEREAGYRRRMTGEERRRSRSADSSASSDPVATATARGVRGEVGGGASAPTSPRPPVTSPVQRGEGAASQRADAPGQKSPRSAPVLLKVERTESRVQQAAGQTTCERDNQVTPDLLEGQRQLSPKADSVTEDSAKRALFTYLKHGVAERLRKRKRLSRRSTDSDDVIRRKVKMMFEKIHLLRSWGSEKLEEMSVLELQASQLKKQLEEELKRGRSSAEIWTQTEQERRGLQEELRSRQDEQERLQQQLRDKEGDLQAAMVQLHQVRCERERLCSEVRDLQEQLSEMHDELDKVKQVEAGERQNIVEDLVKLKEEFQEVLGSQEAQEEVLRKKERELTALRGALEEEVTAHAEEVTSLREAHEQEVQRLQQEARREEMRQEVQGQGEEVFSRQVQELENRVTQLTQLLTEAGKCEQQLKEQMHTLLEEKERLEVSLEEAKQQEEDLCGANQALTRHLEDTQMELRHMNQEHKELRQKLIQEGGAMEELKEERRRQDRVMEQLQEEMRQVVLESEQATLRLQEQVEEVQGHTEGEMSDLLTQLQERKQELHTQNQHNQRLRKEITELEAELQQCEKELEEAEHKSRKLEKKVEELEEQNRSGQEERSRLSKLLEARVAQLEENLREERTNEEQLMQRLERGREQMEQARAELLQEKAARQDLECDKISLERQNRDLKSRVSHLEGSQRSGQDGLVARLEGRIQELETRLEGEERESGVLQQANRKLERKLKEIMMQVGEEQLSLKDQRDQLTLRLKTLKRQLDEAEEEIERLEASKRKIQRELDEQLEANQQLHTHLTELRADIRRTRRPIMKTLDDEEEEEDGVSD, encoded by the exons ATGGAGCGATCAGCAGGCTGTGCATCGGTGAGCCCCAGGGCCCTCATCCTGCCTCCGGGGCAGTTGGAGGGGGCAGGAGGGCCAGAGGGGGCATTTGGGGTGCAGGTCCACGTCCAGGGGGCTGACGGTCACTCCTTCGTCGTCCTGAACAAGCAGAAGCGGAACGTGCCGCGCTACAGTGGCCCAGAGGTGACATTTGTGGAGCACTACAGTGTGTACAGCTCCACAGGAGgggtctgccccgcagagatgCCCCCCCGCTCCCCCAGGCAGGCCACAGACCAGAGGGCGGGTCCCCCGCaaacacccccctcctcctcctcctccccactgCTCAACTATCAGCGACACCCAGAGCTGCTCCGGCCGTACCACCCCCAAAACAACAGCCTGGAGCTGGGCAGCAGCCGCGGTCCACacccgccccccccctccccggcCTCCCCCTCCACCGCCTCCTCCTCGCCGCTCTACTCGCTGGTGGTGCACAAGGCACGCATCCCCCTGCCGCTGACCGCTCGTGAGCGGGACAGGGAGCGGccgcaggtcaaaggtcatccgTCCTCTCAGCGGAGCAGAGTCCCCCCCACCAAGCCCCCCCGCGGCGCCTCAGAACCGGGCAATGAGAGGGGCGGGTTTGACGAGAGGGAGGCGGGATATCGGAGACGGATGaccggagaggagaggaggcgttCCCGCAGCGCAGACAGCTCCGCCTCCTCTGACCCTGTCGCCACGGCGACAGCCAGGGGGGTcaggggtgaggtggggggaggggcgAGTGCCCCGACATCACCCAGACCTCCGGTCACGAGCCCAGTCCAGCGAGGAGAGGGGGCAGCATCCCAGAGGGCAGATGCCCCGGGGCAGAAGAGTCCCAGATCTGCCCCGGTCCTGCTGAAGGTGGAGAGGACAGAGTCCAGAGTCCAGCAGGCCGCAGGACAGACCACCTGTGAGAGAGacaaccag GTTACTCCTGATCTGTTGGAGGGCCAACGCCAGCTTTCCCCCAAAGCAGACAGCGTCACAGAAGACAGTGCCAAACGGGCTCTTTTCACCTACCTGAAacatgg agtgGCTGAGAGACTCAGGAAAAGAAAGCGTCTCTCCCGCAGGAGCACGGACAGTGATGACGTCATACGGAGGAAGGTCAAGATGATGTTCGAGAAAATCCACTTACTGAGGTCCTGGGGCTCCGAGAAgctggaggag aTGTCTGTGTTGGAGCTGCAGGCCTCCCAGCTGAAGaaacagctggaggaggagctgaAG aGAGGCCGTAGCAGTGCTGAGATCTGGACTCAGACGGAGCAGGAGCGGAGGGGTCTGCAGGAGGAGCTGAGGAGCCGTCAGGATGAGCAGGAGAGACTCCAGCAGCAGCTCAGAGACAAGGAGGGTGACCTACAGGCCGCCATGGTGCA GCTGCACCAGGTGAGGTGTGAGCGGGAGAGGCTTTGTTCTGAGGTCAGAGACCTGCAGGAGCAGCTGTCCGAGATGCACGACGAGCTGGACAAGGTCAAGCAGGTGGAGGCTGGTGAGAGACAGAACATTGTGGAG GACCTGGTGAAGCTGAAAGAGGAGTTCCAGGAGGTGCTGGGCTCCCAGGAGGCGCAGGAGGAGGTGCTGCGGAAGAAGGAGCGTGAGCTGACGGCCCTGAGAGGAgctctggaggaggaggtgaccGCACATGCGGAGGAGGTCACCAGCCTGAGGGAGGCGCACGAGCAGGAGGTGCAGCGGCTACAGCAGGAGGCCAGACGG GAGGAGATGCGGCAGGAGGTGCAGGGTCAGGGGGAGGAGGTGTTCTCCAGGCAGGTGCAGGAGCTGGAGAACCGTGTGACCCAACTCACACAGCTCCTCACCGAGGCCGGGAAATGCGAGCAGCAACTGAAGgagcaaatgcacacactcttg gAGGAGAAGGAGCGTTTGGAGGTGTCTCTAGAGGAGGCgaagcagcaggaggaggatcTGTGTGGGGCCAACCAAGCGCTCACGCGACACCTGGAGGATACCCAG ATGGAGCTGAGGCACATGAACCAGGAGCACAAGGAGCTCCGGCAGAAACTGATCCAGGAGGGAGGCGCCATGGAGGagctgaaggaggagaggagaagacaggaCAGAGTGATGGAGCAGCTAcaagaggag atGAGGCAGGTGGTGTTGGAGTCGGAGCAGGCCACCCTGCGTCTGCAGGAGCAGGTGGAGGAGGTGCAGGGACACACTGAGGGGGAGATGAGTGACCTCCTCACCCAGCTGCAGGAGCGCAAGCAGGAGCTGCACACACAGAACCAGCACAACCAGAGGCTACGCAAGGAG atcacAGAGCTGGAGGCAGAGCTACAGCAGTGTgagaaggagctggaggaggcggAGCATAAAAGCAGGAAGTTGGAGAAGAaggtggaggagctggaggagcagaACAGATCAGGCCAGGAGGAGCGCAGCAGACTGAGTAAACTActggag GCGAGGGTAGCCCAGCTGGAGGAGAACCTGCGGGAGGAGAGGACCAATGAGGAGCAGCTAATGCAGAGGCTGGAGCGTGGCCGAGagcag atgGAGCAGGCTAGGGCTGAACTACTGCAGGAGAAGGCAGCAAGACAGGACCTGGAGTGTGACAAGATCTCGCTGGAGAGACAG AACCGGGACTTGAAGAGCCGTGTGAGCCACCTGGAGGGGTCACAGAGGTCGGGGCAGGACGGGCTGGTGGCACGACTCGAGGGACGCATCCAGGAGCTGGAGACCCgactggagggagaggagag GGAGAGTGGTGTCCTGCAACAGGCCAATCGTAAACTGGAGAGGAAGCTCAAGGAGATCATGATGCAGGTGGGGGAGGAGCAGCTCTCCCTCAAGGACCAGCGAGACCAG CTGACCCTGCGTCTGAAGACCCTGAAGAGGCAGCTGGACGAGGCGGAGGAGGAGATCGAGAGGCTGGAGGCATCCAAGAGAAAGATCCAGAGGGAGCTGGATGAACAGCTGGAAGCCAAccagcagctacacacacacctgaccgaGCTCAGGGCCGACATCag GAGGACACGGAGGCCCATCATGAAGACTCTTgacgatgaagaggaggaggaggatggtgtATCTGACTGA
- the LOC121723590 gene encoding cingulin-like protein 1 isoform X2, giving the protein MERSAGCASVSPRALILPPGQLEGAGGPEGAFGVQVHVQGADGHSFVVLNKQKRNVPRYSGPEVTFVEHYSVYSSTGGVCPAEMPPRSPRQATDQRAGPPQTPPSSSSSPLLNYQRHPELLRPYHPQNNSLELGSSRGPHPPPPSPASPSTASSSPLYSLVVHKARIPLPLTARERDRERPQVKGHPSSQRSRVPPTKPPRGASEPGNERGGFDEREAGYRRRMTGEERRRSRSADSSASSDPVATATARGVRGEVGGGASAPTSPRPPVTSPVQRGEGAASQRADAPGQKSPRSAPVLLKVERTESRVQQAAGQTTCERDNQVTPDLLEGQRQLSPKADSVTEDSAKRALFTYLKHGSTDSDDVIRRKVKMMFEKIHLLRSWGSEKLEEMSVLELQASQLKKQLEEELKRGRSSAEIWTQTEQERRGLQEELRSRQDEQERLQQQLRDKEGDLQAAMVQLHQVRCERERLCSEVRDLQEQLSEMHDELDKVKQVEAGERQNIVEDLVKLKEEFQEVLGSQEAQEEVLRKKERELTALRGALEEEVTAHAEEVTSLREAHEQEVQRLQQEARREEMRQEVQGQGEEVFSRQVQELENRVTQLTQLLTEAGKCEQQLKEQMHTLLEEKERLEVSLEEAKQQEEDLCGANQALTRHLEDTQMELRHMNQEHKELRQKLIQEGGAMEELKEERRRQDRVMEQLQEEMRQVVLESEQATLRLQEQVEEVQGHTEGEMSDLLTQLQERKQELHTQNQHNQRLRKEITELEAELQQCEKELEEAEHKSRKLEKKVEELEEQNRSGQEERSRLSKLLEARVAQLEENLREERTNEEQLMQRLERGREQMEQARAELLQEKAARQDLECDKISLERQNRDLKSRVSHLEGSQRSGQDGLVARLEGRIQELETRLEGEERESGVLQQANRKLERKLKEIMMQVGEEQLSLKDQRDQLTLRLKTLKRQLDEAEEEIERLEASKRKIQRELDEQLEANQQLHTHLTELRADIRRTRRPIMKTLDDEEEEEDGVSD; this is encoded by the exons ATGGAGCGATCAGCAGGCTGTGCATCGGTGAGCCCCAGGGCCCTCATCCTGCCTCCGGGGCAGTTGGAGGGGGCAGGAGGGCCAGAGGGGGCATTTGGGGTGCAGGTCCACGTCCAGGGGGCTGACGGTCACTCCTTCGTCGTCCTGAACAAGCAGAAGCGGAACGTGCCGCGCTACAGTGGCCCAGAGGTGACATTTGTGGAGCACTACAGTGTGTACAGCTCCACAGGAGgggtctgccccgcagagatgCCCCCCCGCTCCCCCAGGCAGGCCACAGACCAGAGGGCGGGTCCCCCGCaaacacccccctcctcctcctcctccccactgCTCAACTATCAGCGACACCCAGAGCTGCTCCGGCCGTACCACCCCCAAAACAACAGCCTGGAGCTGGGCAGCAGCCGCGGTCCACacccgccccccccctccccggcCTCCCCCTCCACCGCCTCCTCCTCGCCGCTCTACTCGCTGGTGGTGCACAAGGCACGCATCCCCCTGCCGCTGACCGCTCGTGAGCGGGACAGGGAGCGGccgcaggtcaaaggtcatccgTCCTCTCAGCGGAGCAGAGTCCCCCCCACCAAGCCCCCCCGCGGCGCCTCAGAACCGGGCAATGAGAGGGGCGGGTTTGACGAGAGGGAGGCGGGATATCGGAGACGGATGaccggagaggagaggaggcgttCCCGCAGCGCAGACAGCTCCGCCTCCTCTGACCCTGTCGCCACGGCGACAGCCAGGGGGGTcaggggtgaggtggggggaggggcgAGTGCCCCGACATCACCCAGACCTCCGGTCACGAGCCCAGTCCAGCGAGGAGAGGGGGCAGCATCCCAGAGGGCAGATGCCCCGGGGCAGAAGAGTCCCAGATCTGCCCCGGTCCTGCTGAAGGTGGAGAGGACAGAGTCCAGAGTCCAGCAGGCCGCAGGACAGACCACCTGTGAGAGAGacaaccag GTTACTCCTGATCTGTTGGAGGGCCAACGCCAGCTTTCCCCCAAAGCAGACAGCGTCACAGAAGACAGTGCCAAACGGGCTCTTTTCACCTACCTGAAacatgg GAGCACGGACAGTGATGACGTCATACGGAGGAAGGTCAAGATGATGTTCGAGAAAATCCACTTACTGAGGTCCTGGGGCTCCGAGAAgctggaggag aTGTCTGTGTTGGAGCTGCAGGCCTCCCAGCTGAAGaaacagctggaggaggagctgaAG aGAGGCCGTAGCAGTGCTGAGATCTGGACTCAGACGGAGCAGGAGCGGAGGGGTCTGCAGGAGGAGCTGAGGAGCCGTCAGGATGAGCAGGAGAGACTCCAGCAGCAGCTCAGAGACAAGGAGGGTGACCTACAGGCCGCCATGGTGCA GCTGCACCAGGTGAGGTGTGAGCGGGAGAGGCTTTGTTCTGAGGTCAGAGACCTGCAGGAGCAGCTGTCCGAGATGCACGACGAGCTGGACAAGGTCAAGCAGGTGGAGGCTGGTGAGAGACAGAACATTGTGGAG GACCTGGTGAAGCTGAAAGAGGAGTTCCAGGAGGTGCTGGGCTCCCAGGAGGCGCAGGAGGAGGTGCTGCGGAAGAAGGAGCGTGAGCTGACGGCCCTGAGAGGAgctctggaggaggaggtgaccGCACATGCGGAGGAGGTCACCAGCCTGAGGGAGGCGCACGAGCAGGAGGTGCAGCGGCTACAGCAGGAGGCCAGACGG GAGGAGATGCGGCAGGAGGTGCAGGGTCAGGGGGAGGAGGTGTTCTCCAGGCAGGTGCAGGAGCTGGAGAACCGTGTGACCCAACTCACACAGCTCCTCACCGAGGCCGGGAAATGCGAGCAGCAACTGAAGgagcaaatgcacacactcttg gAGGAGAAGGAGCGTTTGGAGGTGTCTCTAGAGGAGGCgaagcagcaggaggaggatcTGTGTGGGGCCAACCAAGCGCTCACGCGACACCTGGAGGATACCCAG ATGGAGCTGAGGCACATGAACCAGGAGCACAAGGAGCTCCGGCAGAAACTGATCCAGGAGGGAGGCGCCATGGAGGagctgaaggaggagaggagaagacaggaCAGAGTGATGGAGCAGCTAcaagaggag atGAGGCAGGTGGTGTTGGAGTCGGAGCAGGCCACCCTGCGTCTGCAGGAGCAGGTGGAGGAGGTGCAGGGACACACTGAGGGGGAGATGAGTGACCTCCTCACCCAGCTGCAGGAGCGCAAGCAGGAGCTGCACACACAGAACCAGCACAACCAGAGGCTACGCAAGGAG atcacAGAGCTGGAGGCAGAGCTACAGCAGTGTgagaaggagctggaggaggcggAGCATAAAAGCAGGAAGTTGGAGAAGAaggtggaggagctggaggagcagaACAGATCAGGCCAGGAGGAGCGCAGCAGACTGAGTAAACTActggag GCGAGGGTAGCCCAGCTGGAGGAGAACCTGCGGGAGGAGAGGACCAATGAGGAGCAGCTAATGCAGAGGCTGGAGCGTGGCCGAGagcag atgGAGCAGGCTAGGGCTGAACTACTGCAGGAGAAGGCAGCAAGACAGGACCTGGAGTGTGACAAGATCTCGCTGGAGAGACAG AACCGGGACTTGAAGAGCCGTGTGAGCCACCTGGAGGGGTCACAGAGGTCGGGGCAGGACGGGCTGGTGGCACGACTCGAGGGACGCATCCAGGAGCTGGAGACCCgactggagggagaggagag GGAGAGTGGTGTCCTGCAACAGGCCAATCGTAAACTGGAGAGGAAGCTCAAGGAGATCATGATGCAGGTGGGGGAGGAGCAGCTCTCCCTCAAGGACCAGCGAGACCAG CTGACCCTGCGTCTGAAGACCCTGAAGAGGCAGCTGGACGAGGCGGAGGAGGAGATCGAGAGGCTGGAGGCATCCAAGAGAAAGATCCAGAGGGAGCTGGATGAACAGCTGGAAGCCAAccagcagctacacacacacctgaccgaGCTCAGGGCCGACATCag GAGGACACGGAGGCCCATCATGAAGACTCTTgacgatgaagaggaggaggaggatggtgtATCTGACTGA
- the LOC121724540 gene encoding aquaporin-9-like isoform X1, which translates to MTRKCALKHGIFKEFLAELLGTFVLVLFGCGSVAQTVLSRNTLGESLTIHIGFTTGLIMGVYVSGGVSGGHLNPAVSLAMVLLGKLKFYKFPIYVLAQFIGAFAGAAAVFGLYYDAFMDFTSGILSVTGINATAHIFASYPGRHLSILNGIIDQVVGTGMLVLCILAITDGKNIGAPHGVEPLAVGLALLAISVSMGMNCGYPINPARDLGPRLFTFVAGWGLEVFSTADYWWWIPVAGPMGGGVVGAIIYFLFIKMHHSHTEKPHEEPEEEEEEEEDDNSLKDKYEMITVS; encoded by the exons ATGACCCGCAAGTGTGCCCTCAAGCATGGCATCTTCAAGGAGTTCCTGGCCGAGCTGCTGGGCACGTTCGTGCTGGTG TTGTTTGGCTGTGGTTCCGTGGCCCAGACGGTTCTAAGCAGGAACACGCTAGGGGAGAGCCTCACCATCCACATCGGCTTCACCACTGGCCTCATCATGGGGGTGTACGTGTCTGGAGGAGTATCAG GAGGCCATTTAAACCCAGCGGTGTCCTTGGCGATGGTTCTACTGGGGAAGCTGAAGTTCTATAAGTTCCCCATCTACGTTCTGGCCCAGTTCATCGGAGCCTTCGCTGGCGCCGCCGCTGTCTTTGGTCTCTACTACG ACGCCTTCATGGACTTCACGAGTGGGATCCTGTCGGTGACGGGCATCAACGCCACGGCTCACATCTTCGCCTCCTATCCAGGAAGACACCTGTCCATCCTCAACGGCATCATCGATCAG gtggtgggGACGGGTATGCTGGTGTTGTGCATCTTGGCGATCACAGATGGGAAGAACATCGGGGCACCCCATGGTGTGGAGCCGCTGGCCGTGGGCTTGGCCCTGCTGGCCATCAGTGTGTCCATGGGCATGAACTGTGGCTACCCCATCAACCCCGCCCGCGACCTGGGACCACGCCTCTTCACCTTTGTGGCCGGATGGGGCTTGGAGGTGTTCAG CACTGCAGATTACTGGTGGTGGATCCCTGTGGCGGGGCCAATGGGAGGGGGTGTGGTTGGTGCCATCATCTACTTCCTGTTTATCAAGATGCACCACTCCCATACCGAGAAACCTCATGAGGAGccggaggaagaggaagaggaggaagaggatgataaCAGCCTGAAGGACAAGTATGAAATGATCACTGTGAGCTAG
- the LOC121724540 gene encoding aquaporin-9-like isoform X2 — MTRKCALKHGIFKEFLAELLGTFVLVLFGCGSVAQTVLSRNTLGESLTIHIGFTTGLIMGVYVSGGVSGGHLNPAVSLAMVLLGKLKFYKFPIYVLAQFIGAFAGAAAVFGLYYDAFMDFTSGILSVTGINATAHIFASYPGRHLSILNGIIDQVVGTGMLVLCILAITDGKNIGAPHGVEPLAVGLALLAISVSMGMNCGYPINPARDLGPRLFTFVAGWGLEVFS, encoded by the exons ATGACCCGCAAGTGTGCCCTCAAGCATGGCATCTTCAAGGAGTTCCTGGCCGAGCTGCTGGGCACGTTCGTGCTGGTG TTGTTTGGCTGTGGTTCCGTGGCCCAGACGGTTCTAAGCAGGAACACGCTAGGGGAGAGCCTCACCATCCACATCGGCTTCACCACTGGCCTCATCATGGGGGTGTACGTGTCTGGAGGAGTATCAG GAGGCCATTTAAACCCAGCGGTGTCCTTGGCGATGGTTCTACTGGGGAAGCTGAAGTTCTATAAGTTCCCCATCTACGTTCTGGCCCAGTTCATCGGAGCCTTCGCTGGCGCCGCCGCTGTCTTTGGTCTCTACTACG ACGCCTTCATGGACTTCACGAGTGGGATCCTGTCGGTGACGGGCATCAACGCCACGGCTCACATCTTCGCCTCCTATCCAGGAAGACACCTGTCCATCCTCAACGGCATCATCGATCAG gtggtgggGACGGGTATGCTGGTGTTGTGCATCTTGGCGATCACAGATGGGAAGAACATCGGGGCACCCCATGGTGTGGAGCCGCTGGCCGTGGGCTTGGCCCTGCTGGCCATCAGTGTGTCCATGGGCATGAACTGTGGCTACCCCATCAACCCCGCCCGCGACCTGGGACCACGCCTCTTCACCTTTGTGGCCGGATGGGGCTTGGAGGTGTTCAG CTAG